One Candidatus Lokiarchaeota archaeon genomic window, GAAGTCGGATCTGCGTAGAAATCACCTACAAAATAAAAACATCTGCCTAATGCAAGCAAGAGAAAGAAAAGCGCCATTGCCAGCTGAAATGGATTCCTGCTGTGGCGGTATCGGAAGGCGGCTAGAAAGATAAAGACGAAGAAGTAATAGCCGACGACGAGGAACCAAAGGCCCACATGTACTTCGCGTATAATCATGTCAATAGTCTGCAGCAATGTATTGTTCTCTCCATATTTGTGGATCAGGCCGGCTGTTTGGCAAGTACTACTGTATACACTCTGATGTAGTGAAGGTTCCAAATAAAGATATTCTCTCTGGGGTGTTCACGCAAAGAACCCATATATTATGACCACACGAAATCTGTATTGGTGTCAGCTTGAGCGGAATGAGCCTGTGGAAACTAAAAAGTGCAAACAATGTCAAGAGTTTTCATGATATCCGCATGAAAGTAGGAAACAAAGTCATTCGCGCATATCTGCTTGATGGATGCTTCGAGGAAAACCGTATTGAGAAAAAGAAGCTATCTCTGAGGGGGCCGAAGGATGAGTTCTTTGACGCAGCAAAATTCCTAGTACTGAAGGTAGGAACAAACGAAGAAGAATATGCCTTCTTGATTCAAGCTGGAGTTTATTCCAACCTTAGGATAGTTGGTGTTGATAAAGACAACATCGTCGACTCGGAACCGGATGAAATAGTTGATATGGTTACGGAGCCACTTGAAAACCCATCAGAATATGATTCCCGGATAGTTCTCAGTGATGATACAAAAATAACTGGTTCTAATTGACTGAAGGCACACCAATAGGGAATAGGAGAGAAGTACAATGCTGAGACGGGTCAGATGTCCGGTTTGTTCAGTAATAATGGAGCTGTCAATAACTAGGGACATGGTTCAAGATAAGAAAGAGTTCCCCGTGAGCGTGCGGATTGATCACGAGGACCATCATTTCTATGTGAATCTTGATAGCGAAGGCTCAATTACCGACATTCTGCATCCAGATTTGTGTGAACCGGATTAGCCGATGTATCTATCTGGTGGGCTCTCGTCGATTTCTCCAGAGGAAATTTCACGTTGAGATAGCTCTTCTTCCGCCCATTCAATCAATTCTTCTACACGCTTGGCTTTCTCCTCAAGAATACTGAAATCAGCCTTTAGACCCACTAAATCACTGAATCGTTCCACTAGCGCCTTAGACGACCGATAATCAAGCTTCACAACACCGAGCGTCTCACCTAGAAGACAAGCTCCTTCCATATCATACATTGTCGCGCCCCAGGAGGGGATAACACCATTGGCTCCCGTGATAACACCATTCTCAGTGGCCACGGCACCGGGCAGTTCCATTATTTCATCAAGTAGTATATCTGAGCTAGCAGAAGCAAATATGCGCGGGGGGTTCGGGTAGTGAGCAAAGAAATTCTTGTATTCCTGTTCATAAGCTGCAAGCGCATACACCCTAGAAACCCCCATCTTTGTGAACTCTTGAATCACGAAGTCGGCATACTCCAATACGCCACCCTCTGACTGCGGCTGAAAATCACCGGTTAATATGATGAGGTCATGACCTTCGTCAGGGGCTGATCTATACAGATGCATTGACGATCGGGGAAAATGGGACTTGCCATTCCGAACTAGAATTTTCGGAGGAAAGTATTTGCTGAAGAAATCAGCTATATGTCTTGCATCAAGAACTTGCCGTAGTGTTTCCACGGATATTTTGCCAACAGCGCCTATCCCAGGCAGTCCTACCACAGCAATCGGATTACTTAGTGAATCAGCATCTATATCCATAAAATAACGGCTAAACATCTCTTTGTAGCACCATCACATTACATGGTAATCAGATGCTTTTGGCACTATTGGTGTCGTGTTAGAGACGGTAGAAATCGGTTGCATTGCGGGTAGTGCTTTCTGCGACGTCTTTCTCGGACATATCCAGATGATTTGCGAGCTTCTCACAACCGATTCTTATGTTTGCAGGTTCGTTTCGATCATCGGTTGGTGATAGATAAGGACCATCAGTTTCAAGCATGATTTGATCCACGGTCATAATCTCCGCAGCTTTCCGTCTCTTGTGGTATTTGTCGAAATTAGCAGGCAGGGTGATGTACCAACCGTTATCCCGAACACGTCTAGCTACTTCAGGACTGCCCTCAAAACAATGCATGAGGACTTCGCCATCAAAATGGTCTTCCAAAATATCCGTAGCATCTGCCTCTGCCTCCCGGGAGTGAATAACCAACGGAAGATCGAGTTCTTTAGCCAAATCTATGAAATCAAGGAATAATTCTTTCTGGAGTTCGCGTTTGTTCTCGTCCTTGACCCAGTGATAATCCAAACCAACTTCTCCAACCGCCACAATATCATCGGCGTATTTCTTAGTCATATCGATTATTGAATTGGCTTCATCTCTCGTAAGGCGGCTCACTTGTGTGCCGGGACTATGGTACACGAATCCGGAGTATTTCTTGAGTAAACCCAGTGTTCGCCGAAATGAGCCAGTACCGATAGAACAGGTGACCATACCAATAAGTCCTGCTTCTTTTGCCCGTTTGACAACTCTATCACGGTCGTGTCGATAATGACGCATGTCAAGATGGGTATGCGCATCAAAAAACTCCATTGGGGTATCCTCAGTGATATGTTTGATATGGGCTAAGGATTGGACTCCTCATCCTTTTTGATTGCCTTGCGGACATAGCTGCCGAAATCAGAGGTTTCACCATCACGTTGGATCTTTATTTTCGGCCCTTCGCCCTTCAGACGGCGTTCGATGTATCGAATTTCTTGTTGGCCGATTTGCCTTCTGAGCCCTCTATATACTATGATAGACAAAACGATGTTTTCGATTCTGGAACCGATGGAAGGTTGCTCTTGCTTGAGTGACTCAAGATATGAGAGAGCATTAGGTGAGAGGTATTTTTGCAGTATACGTGTTCTTTCTGCCTGGCTTTTCTGTTGACGCTCTTTCTGTTCCTTGAGTTTCTTCTCGCGAGCAATCATCTTGGCCATCTTTTTTCGCCTAAGCATGGCCAATTCAGGATCTTCAGGCTCATCTTCATCCATTGCCACGACCTCGAAGCAACCCTCTAGATTAGCCTGAAAAGGCTACCGATAGGGAGGTCTTTGCTATAGAACAATAAATGAAACTAGAAAAGGAATGCAACACACAAATCATCGCTAGTTAGGTACCTCATTAGAAACAGGTTATACAACCAAAAATTCCTTTTTAGGGCCTTCTAGATGACAGAATCAGTTGAGAACTACTCCCCGGAGAATGAGAATGCCTGAAAATCAGAGATGCAAGTGGTTAGATAGGATCAAGAAGGGATATGCCTGCAAAGTCCGTAAGCAAGTGCTACCCCTTGCTGAAGTAACCTCAAAATGCTCGAAAGCCGATTCATCTAAGCTCTGTCTAGATGCCTATGAAGCATTGACGGAGGGAGAAGAAGCTAGACAAAACCAAAGCACTGATGCTTTTCCATGGTTCCTCCAGGCAGCACATAACTTCCAAGAACTAGACGAGAAAGATAACGCGATTCTGGCTTTTCGAAGGGGAGTAGACTTCGCAGCAGAAATGGGGCTCGTTGGAAGAGGATACAACTTTTTCCGGCAAGCAAGAGAGATATTTGAAAGCGGAATAGATGCCCCCGAAGAAACCATCGAAGAGATAAAAGAGAAACTTGCTGATTCTGGATGGGAGCTGATTGACTCCGCTGAAAGAGCCTCGGAAAGAGATATGCAAGCAGATCTACAAGCAGAACTGAAAGCAAGCATTATGGAAGGACTTAATCTGAAGAAGGTTGAGCGGGAAGAAGGAGAGCATTTTGTCGTTGTAGATAGGGGGAAACTGTATGCAAAGAAATCAGAAGAGTATCGTGAAGGTGCTCAGAAATACTTGGAATCAGGTATTGATCATAACGCTATTCTTTTTGCTTGCATGGCTGCAGTTGCAGATTTGATGATGGGGAATGCGAAACGTGGTCTTGATTATCTTAGGAATTTCGCGAAAGCCCAAGGACTTAGACAGAAGATACGGAATAATGTGAGCTTCACATGGGCTAAGCTGCTGTTCAAAGGAGCAATAGAGCGTGATGTGGAGGCACTAGATCAAGCAAGAAAGATTTTCTTGCAGGTGCCATTTGGTTTTAAGGATGATAGAGAATTTGGCAGGCGTGTAATGGATTCGATATACAGTGAAGTTACTGGGGAATCCTAAGCTTAGAAATGAAGAAGGCATTTGTCTTGTCAGTATGAGGGAAAAGACGCCGCACACCACTACTGCACTTGAACCCGTTGTACCCTCTCGAGAATTTCAAATCGAGATCCACCAATTCCACATCCCGTGACTGGAGAATAGAGTCTATTTGCGATTCTCCTTCATGCGGTAGCAGGGAGCAGGTAGCGTATACAATCTCAACACCAGGGGAGTTTTGGAAAGCTGTTACAATGGAATCAAGGATTTTGTGCTGAACAGTCATCATGGCTGAAAGGTACTGCTTGTTAAGGCGCCATTTGTAAGATGGATCCCGTTGGAGAATACCAGTCGATGTACAGGGAGCGTCAATCAGGATTTTGTCACTATCCCGAATAGGTGGATAAGAGGCGTCAGCCAGAAGCCATTCTGATAGGCCACATCCCATCTTCTTGCACCGTCTGACGCCCAGACGAACACGGTCGCGATAGACATCGCTAGCCACCAATCTCCCACTCGACCTAAGGTTTTCAGCGATGAGTTGTGTTTTCATTCCAGGAGCCGCGCATGCATCCCAGATAGTGTCGTTCTCGCTTGGCGATAGAGCATCTACTGTAGCCACACTTGCTTTATCATGAATCAACAAGCCCCCGCTTTCAAAGGGTTCGGACTCGATTATTGTGTCAATGCCTTCAGTTACATGATACAGACCGTCGTAATCTTCATCCGGTATCAGCTCTGCATCAATATCATTCAACAAATCAAGTTCTTCTTCATCCGAGACGAGTAACCTGTTCAGTCGAATGTAATGCTCAGGAGAGGAGTTGTTCGTTTTCATAAGATCGATGGCTTGTTCATCAGACATGTTCTCAAGGAGAGTCTCAACCATGAAAGTGGGATGCGAGAGCATGATACTCAGCTGTCCCACACGGTCAAAGCCTGCAATTGATTCTTCAAGATTCAAATCGAGAGCTCTTCGAATGGTTGGCATCACCGGCCTTTCAGTTCTTGGATGTTCTTCTTGAATGGAGCTGAAAGAAACACCTAACCATCTGCCCTCAAAAATAGCCAAGCGCAATGCTGCTTTTCTAGTGAATGATAGAGATGCGGGACTTCGATTCTTGAGAACCCGTGCGATAATGAAATCAATTGTGTTGAGGCGCTTGATTACACCAAGAACAAGCATGTTCAATGAGGCTGTATCTTCTCCAGAAAGACTGGTCTCCTTAGCTGTTTCTCTTAGTATAGCTCTTGCAGAAGATGAAATCCGCTCATATCTTGAAAGGACTGAAATAGCGAGTTTTCGAATTCGAGAGCTAACGCGGTTTGCATTCATTCTCAACTTGGTCACATTCACATGGTAGGACTACTGGGGCCTGCATGTACATATTTCATACGTGAAAGCATGACAGGGAAGAATTTACCACCAATAATTCCAGAATCCTTGTATCCTCCCAGATGGGGCATATTAGGATCAAAATACAAGTGATCTTGATTAATAGTCACACCGGCTGCCTCTACGCCTTTAGTCCATTGCTGAACTACCGATTGGTCTTCAGTGAACACCGATGATCGTAGTCCGAAACGTGAAGCATTGGCGATAGATATCGCCTCATCAACACTATCGACAGACAGAACTGGTAAAGCGGGGGCAAATACCTCCTCCCGCATGATAGCCATATCCGGATTGACATTGGTAAGCACGGTTGGTTCATAAAATAGCCCCGCCGGGTCTTCATTGCCAAGATAATCCAAACGGCGGCCGCCAGTGACAACTTCGGCACCCTTAGCCCGTGCTTCTTTCATCTGATCCAACAGGCCATATAGAGCATTAATACCAACAGGGGGCAAGTCAGTCTCTGGATCTGAGGGGCGACCCACATTCAGTTTCCTTGCCTCCTCTATAACAAGTTCAACCAAATCATCGTGTAGATTCTCTTGTACAAGCAATCGCTTGATGGCCATACAAGCTTGGCCACTTCCAAGATACCTCCCTTTTACAATCATCTTGGCCGCAAAATCGAGGTCTACGTCTCGTCCCCAAACAAGACAAGCATCACTTCCGGCCAATTCAGGAGCCATCTGTATTCTTCTAGACAGAGCTTTGGACCAGAGCTGGATGCCAGTATCACTGTCCCCATACCATACTATGGCACTTGTTCGGGAATCATTCATGAAACGCCTCATAAGCTTCTTCCCGCCACCTGTCAGAACCTGTACCATAGCTTTTGGAAATCCCATTTCTAGGAAACGATTCATGAACACACGCCCCAAGAGAATAGTGCTCAATGGTACTTTGCTTGGGGGTTTGATGATTGTCGCATTTCCAGCCAGAATCGATGAAGTTATACTCAGGATTCCTAAAGCGAGTGGTGAGTTGTAAGGAGTAAAGAGGCATGCTACACCAAAGGGTTCTCTAAAGCGGTAGTTTTGGCCACCGTCACGACCTGGGTCTTCTTGGACATCAAGCTGCTCCGCCCAAATCTCGAAAGTCTCACGTTCGAGATATTCGGTGAACATGTTCCATGTCCATTCAAATGTCTTGATGGGAACCCCTTCTTTGATAGAAACTTCGCGAACCTCTTCGAACTTGTCCTGGACATCAAGTCCCGCTTTGTAAAGTCCATCGACTCTGTCATCAATGGTCAAACCGTTGCCTGAAATTTTGAGGGGGTTGAAGAGGTCAAGATGGTCACGAACACCTGCAGCTAGGGCTTCATCTATGTCCTTTTCACGGGATAGAGACACTTGGGCGTACGTTATGTCCTCAAGTTCGTCTTTCGAGTATTCCGGTACACCATGATGTTTTCGGTAATCACGAAGATACCTCATGGCACCGTGATCTGAAGGAATAAGCCAAGGTAGTCTTGTGAAGGCTAATCTCTCTAATGTTGAAGCTTCACGTAGCTGGAGCGCTATAGCCAAGCCAGGATTTGCCACAACTGCATCCATATCGGGAAATGATAGATATTCGCCTGTGTCACGTTCTTCTGCATCAACCAAAATGGGATAAACACTCATCGATAATCCTCGTGCAGCTTCTTAAGTCACAATGGCCACACGACAGCTCTAAGAACATTTCGGCCTAGACCAACGGTCTCTTGTACATCTGAACTAGCATTCCATCTGCTTGTTCATAGGGCTCTCCCCATGGTTCGAACCCAAATTTCTCCATCAAGCGTTCTCCAACTTCATAATCTGCAAGAATGTTGCAATAATTGCGTTTACAGCCATGTTCGCGTCCATAATCGGCGAATTGTTTGTACATAGCAGACGCCAAGCCGGAGCCACGGCATTGCGGGGCAACAGTTTGATGTTCCCCGTAAAGCCCTTTATCGGTAATCTTGGC contains:
- a CDS encoding aldehyde dehydrogenase family protein codes for the protein MSVYPILVDAEERDTGEYLSFPDMDAVVANPGLAIALQLREASTLERLAFTRLPWLIPSDHGAMRYLRDYRKHHGVPEYSKDELEDITYAQVSLSREKDIDEALAAGVRDHLDLFNPLKISGNGLTIDDRVDGLYKAGLDVQDKFEEVREVSIKEGVPIKTFEWTWNMFTEYLERETFEIWAEQLDVQEDPGRDGGQNYRFREPFGVACLFTPYNSPLALGILSITSSILAGNATIIKPPSKVPLSTILLGRVFMNRFLEMGFPKAMVQVLTGGGKKLMRRFMNDSRTSAIVWYGDSDTGIQLWSKALSRRIQMAPELAGSDACLVWGRDVDLDFAAKMIVKGRYLGSGQACMAIKRLLVQENLHDDLVELVIEEARKLNVGRPSDPETDLPPVGINALYGLLDQMKEARAKGAEVVTGGRRLDYLGNEDPAGLFYEPTVLTNVNPDMAIMREEVFAPALPVLSVDSVDEAISIANASRFGLRSSVFTEDQSVVQQWTKGVEAAGVTINQDHLYFDPNMPHLGGYKDSGIIGGKFFPVMLSRMKYVHAGPSSPTM
- a CDS encoding GNAT family N-acetyltransferase translates to MAHIPAEDIVIVEFNEEDAEEISELFKEVWPTAKAYPKHWRESRAYEPEDIIAEMRQGYHYFGSRLKGKIVGVYKAKITDKGLYGEHQTVAPQCRGSGLASAMYKQFADYGREHGCKRNYCNILADYEVGERLMEKFGFEPWGEPYEQADGMLVQMYKRPLV